The proteins below come from a single Edaphobacter acidisoli genomic window:
- the yidD gene encoding membrane protein insertion efficiency factor YidD has product MPDSEPTLAVRVIYRIYKSFLSPVLHVFSPSQCVYLPTCSEYAYVALVRFGPVRGSWLALKRLARCHPFSKGGLDPVPERNSRAAPSVTKAEDHLP; this is encoded by the coding sequence GTGCCTGATTCCGAACCCACGCTCGCCGTCCGCGTTATCTACCGCATTTACAAGTCATTTCTGTCTCCGGTGCTACATGTGTTCAGTCCGAGCCAGTGCGTGTATCTACCGACATGCTCGGAGTATGCGTATGTGGCACTGGTACGGTTTGGGCCCGTGCGCGGCTCGTGGCTTGCGTTGAAGCGGCTGGCGCGGTGCCATCCCTTCAGCAAGGGCGGACTGGACCCCGTTCCTGAACGAAACTCCCGCGCCGCGCCGTCCGTCACCAAAGCTGAAGACCATTTACCATAG
- the rnpA gene encoding ribonuclease P protein component produces the protein MTSISSPAAGTSSTDARAFRLRKHADYQRVYKASRKQFSKQMTYFFMLREGAESLTPRVGLTVGKVMGKAVDRNRIKRRMREAVRKNLSLLTLPVDVVLHPRRSVIELEFRVLDREVALVFRAIQKAGETQQKFTDNRHPATDN, from the coding sequence ATGACCTCCATCTCTTCGCCTGCGGCTGGCACCTCTTCAACCGATGCCCGGGCCTTCCGGCTTCGCAAACACGCTGATTATCAGCGTGTGTACAAGGCAAGCCGCAAGCAGTTCTCCAAGCAGATGACGTATTTCTTCATGCTGCGCGAGGGTGCGGAATCGCTGACGCCGCGCGTAGGCCTCACTGTCGGTAAGGTGATGGGCAAAGCCGTCGACCGCAACCGTATCAAGCGGCGCATGCGGGAAGCCGTCCGCAAGAACCTGTCGCTGCTGACACTTCCAGTCGATGTCGTACTGCATCCTCGCCGCAGCGTGATCGAGCTTGAGTTCAGGGTGCTCGACCGAGAGGTGGCGCTGGTCTTTCGTGCGATCCAGAAGGCTGGGGAAACTCAACAAAAATTCACCGACAACCGGCACCCTGCGACTGACAACTGA
- the rpmH gene encoding 50S ribosomal protein L34, whose product MPKRTFQPNRRHRSKTHGFLSRMKTKSGAAVLSRRRAKGRHKIAVSAGYRD is encoded by the coding sequence ATGCCGAAGCGTACCTTTCAACCCAACCGCCGTCACCGGTCGAAGACCCATGGTTTTCTGAGCCGTATGAAGACCAAGTCCGGTGCAGCCGTGCTGAGCCGCCGCCGCGCCAAGGGCCGCCACAAGATCGCCGTCAGCGCCGGTTATCGCGACTAG
- a CDS encoding carboxymuconolactone decarboxylase family protein, which yields MASEARMEYAEFEKIAPGVRDGLTALSKAVSASGLDRQLIELIKIRASQINGCAYCLEFHLTYARRLGVVQTKLDLVAVWRDAGIFSAKEMAALAWMETLTGVTSKGVSNDAYAAVKKEFTENEVVFLTSAVAAINAWNRIAMAFRFTPPIPQEKA from the coding sequence ATGGCAAGCGAAGCACGGATGGAGTATGCGGAGTTCGAGAAGATAGCACCTGGAGTAAGGGATGGTTTGACGGCGCTCAGCAAGGCAGTCAGTGCCTCGGGGCTCGACCGCCAGCTCATCGAACTGATTAAAATCCGCGCCTCCCAGATCAACGGCTGCGCCTACTGCCTGGAGTTTCACCTAACCTATGCGCGCAGGCTCGGCGTTGTCCAGACAAAGCTGGACCTCGTGGCAGTATGGCGCGATGCAGGCATCTTCAGCGCAAAAGAGATGGCCGCGCTGGCATGGATGGAGACGCTTACAGGCGTGACGTCTAAGGGTGTTTCAAATGATGCATACGCAGCCGTGAAAAAAGAGTTCACCGAGAACGAGGTTGTTTTTCTCACCTCTGCCGTTGCCGCGATTAATGCGTGGAACAGGATTGCGATGGCTTTCCGGTTCACACCTCCAATACCACAGGAGAAAGCGTAG
- the dnaA gene encoding chromosomal replication initiator protein DnaA, translating to MSFVPTATAVLNYWVRILAALEKKINRQSYETWLKPTRFSHLEGKKLFVRIPSADFQHVGDRYADLIQEAIENLELDVEAVVLITPEQDPRAPKVREDGGFAPLPSHSQNAPQQSRLASPSAPAAPGPEQSRFDWNTASQLNPRYQFDAFVVGSGNQFAMAAAQAVAERPSKAYNPLFLYGGVGMGKTHLMHAIGHDVKRRMPHASISYVSGEKFMNEMVDSVRYQKMTSFRDRFRNVDVLLIDDIQFMAGKERTQEEFFHTFNTLHESMKQIVIASDRPPKELPDFEDRLRSRFEWGLIADIQPPDLETKVAILQKKAENEQTQLPTDVALFIASNVRTNVRELEGALVRLIAWCSMHGVEITLAVAQQCLKQFIDTQVRKITIEAIQRTVAEQFGMRVSELKQKNNSRQIVVPRQIAMYLAKQLTEASLPEIGRQFGGKHHTTVMHSISKIDEQRRADKDLNRTINKLMETLS from the coding sequence ATGTCATTCGTACCAACGGCAACGGCCGTATTGAACTACTGGGTTCGCATCCTGGCGGCACTCGAAAAGAAGATCAACCGTCAGTCGTATGAGACCTGGCTCAAGCCGACCCGCTTCTCCCACCTTGAGGGAAAGAAGCTGTTTGTACGCATCCCCTCCGCCGACTTCCAGCATGTCGGTGATCGCTACGCCGATTTGATTCAGGAAGCGATTGAAAATCTCGAGCTCGATGTCGAAGCGGTTGTGCTCATCACGCCTGAGCAGGACCCCCGCGCGCCCAAGGTTCGCGAGGACGGCGGCTTCGCCCCTCTGCCCAGCCACAGCCAGAACGCGCCGCAGCAGTCGCGCCTTGCGTCTCCATCCGCTCCTGCAGCTCCCGGCCCCGAGCAGTCGCGCTTCGACTGGAACACCGCCTCGCAGCTCAATCCGCGCTATCAGTTCGACGCCTTCGTCGTCGGCAGTGGCAACCAGTTCGCCATGGCAGCGGCGCAGGCTGTCGCCGAACGGCCCTCGAAGGCCTACAACCCGCTCTTCCTCTACGGCGGCGTCGGCATGGGCAAGACCCACCTGATGCACGCCATCGGCCACGACGTGAAGCGCCGTATGCCCCATGCTTCGATCAGCTATGTTTCCGGCGAAAAGTTCATGAACGAGATGGTCGACAGCGTCCGCTACCAGAAGATGACCAGCTTTCGCGACCGGTTCCGCAATGTGGACGTGCTGCTCATCGACGACATCCAGTTCATGGCCGGCAAGGAGCGTACCCAGGAGGAGTTCTTCCACACCTTCAACACGCTCCACGAGAGCATGAAGCAGATTGTCATCGCCAGCGACCGGCCGCCGAAAGAGCTGCCCGACTTCGAAGACCGGCTGCGCTCGCGCTTCGAGTGGGGCCTCATCGCCGACATCCAGCCGCCCGACCTTGAGACCAAGGTCGCCATTTTGCAGAAGAAGGCCGAGAACGAGCAGACGCAGCTCCCGACCGACGTCGCGCTCTTCATCGCGTCGAACGTCCGCACCAACGTCCGCGAGCTTGAGGGCGCGCTTGTCCGCCTCATCGCCTGGTGCTCGATGCATGGCGTCGAGATCACGCTGGCCGTGGCGCAGCAGTGCCTCAAGCAGTTCATCGACACGCAGGTGCGCAAGATCACGATCGAAGCCATCCAGCGCACGGTGGCTGAGCAATTCGGCATGCGCGTCAGCGAGCTGAAGCAGAAAAACAACTCGCGCCAGATAGTCGTCCCGCGCCAGATCGCGATGTACCTGGCCAAGCAGCTGACGGAGGCCTCGCTGCCGGAGATTGGGCGTCAGTTCGGCGGCAAGCACCACACCACGGTCATGCACTCGATCTCGAAGATCGACGAGCAGCGCCGCGCCGACAAGGACCTCAACCGCACCATCAACAAGCTGATGGAGACGCTCAGCTAG
- a CDS encoding riboflavin synthase, producing MFTGLIEATGTVLSVTPNAGSTRITIASPTLTSRLATGDSIAVSGCCLTALSIEPNAFPPRFSADLAAETIARTTLSRLEPGSTVNLELPTPAGSPLGGHVVQGHVDGTGALVSLEPINPGADATDWRLSLTIPNELTRYVVEKGSITIEGISLTVAAITGNRVEAAIIPHTYGATSLHTLAPGSPLNIEVDILSKYAERQQQTSEFVLTEQYLIANGY from the coding sequence ATGTTCACCGGACTGATCGAAGCTACCGGCACCGTGCTCTCCGTCACGCCCAACGCCGGCTCGACGCGCATCACCATCGCTTCGCCTACGCTCACCTCGCGCCTGGCCACCGGCGACAGCATCGCCGTCAGCGGCTGCTGCCTCACGGCGCTTTCGATCGAGCCCAACGCCTTCCCGCCGCGCTTCTCTGCCGACCTCGCCGCCGAAACCATCGCCCGCACCACGCTCTCGCGCCTCGAACCCGGCTCAACCGTCAACCTTGAGCTGCCCACACCCGCCGGCTCGCCTCTCGGCGGCCACGTCGTGCAGGGTCACGTCGACGGCACCGGCGCGCTTGTCTCGCTCGAACCGATCAACCCCGGCGCCGACGCGACCGACTGGCGCCTCTCCCTCACCATCCCCAACGAGCTGACGCGCTACGTCGTCGAAAAGGGTTCGATCACCATCGAAGGCATCAGCCTCACCGTAGCGGCCATCACGGGCAACCGCGTCGAGGCAGCAATCATCCCGCACACCTACGGGGCGACGAGCCTGCACACGCTCGCACCCGGCTCACCGCTCAACATCGAGGTCGACATCCTCAGCAAATACGCCGAACGTCAGCAGCAAACGAGCGAATTCGTCCTCACCGAGCAATACCTCATCGCCAACGGCTACTGA
- a CDS encoding DUF4252 domain-containing protein has product MNGRTRVVRTGITLAAAVLFIAAPFKAIAAPPQQKDDLFAGAEKFAKNAKSSTEVNLDKNMLGMAGKFSNDDDDGASNLTKKMDFVIVRDYEYDKPGDYNMADVEEFSKRLDGNGWSHVVKERSATESTDVCMKTDDSGTVSELVVIDAEPKELTFVHLKGHMSMSDLEKAGGKYGVRQAKKDAKVKEKVK; this is encoded by the coding sequence ATGAACGGACGGACGAGAGTTGTGCGCACTGGAATCACGCTGGCAGCCGCGGTGCTTTTTATCGCTGCGCCCTTCAAAGCGATAGCAGCACCTCCGCAGCAGAAAGACGACCTGTTTGCTGGTGCGGAGAAGTTTGCGAAGAACGCAAAGTCGTCGACCGAGGTGAACCTGGACAAGAACATGCTGGGCATGGCGGGCAAGTTCAGCAATGACGACGACGATGGAGCCTCGAACCTGACGAAGAAGATGGACTTCGTCATCGTGCGCGACTACGAGTATGACAAGCCTGGCGACTACAACATGGCCGACGTGGAGGAGTTCAGTAAGCGACTCGACGGCAACGGCTGGTCGCATGTGGTGAAGGAGCGAAGTGCCACGGAGAGCACCGACGTCTGCATGAAGACTGACGACAGCGGGACGGTGAGCGAACTGGTGGTGATCGATGCCGAGCCGAAGGAGCTGACGTTTGTGCACTTGAAGGGGCACATGTCCATGTCTGACCTCGAAAAGGCCGGCGGGAAATATGGCGTCCGCCAGGCGAAGAAGGACGCGAAGGTGAAAGAGAAGGTGAAGTGA
- a CDS encoding RNA polymerase sigma factor — protein sequence MRVDDQGFRGLVEEHQSMVFSIALRMLGDQGAAEEVAQDVFVELHDKLERLESSEHVRFWLRCVASHRATDYLRRRRARPESFAEEWTEQHENAVTIRMAASDAVETRLERMLLSLPEAMRTAVVLRYQEEMTPAEIADVLAQPVATVKSNLQRGLEMLRRKAEVVLKEFARER from the coding sequence ATGAGAGTGGACGACCAGGGCTTTCGCGGGTTGGTCGAAGAGCACCAGTCGATGGTGTTTTCGATTGCTCTTCGCATGTTGGGAGACCAGGGCGCGGCAGAAGAAGTGGCACAGGATGTGTTTGTGGAGCTACACGACAAGCTTGAGCGGTTGGAGTCGAGCGAGCACGTGCGGTTCTGGCTGAGATGTGTGGCCTCTCACCGCGCGACGGACTACCTGAGGAGGCGGCGGGCGAGGCCCGAGTCGTTTGCCGAAGAGTGGACGGAACAGCACGAGAATGCCGTAACCATTCGAATGGCTGCAAGCGATGCAGTAGAGACGCGGTTGGAGCGGATGTTGCTGTCATTGCCGGAGGCGATGCGCACGGCAGTTGTGCTGCGGTATCAGGAAGAGATGACTCCGGCGGAGATCGCCGACGTGCTCGCGCAGCCAGTGGCAACCGTGAAGAGCAACCTGCAGCGCGGGCTGGAGATGCTGCGGCGCAAGGCAGAAGTGGTGTTGAAGGAGTTTGCCCGTGAACGATGA
- the rho gene encoding transcription termination factor Rho, which yields MTIAELKEHNIAELGKLARELDIAGTSGLRKQDLIFKILQAQSEKEGHIFAEGVLEILPDGYGFLRSPDYNYLPGPDDIYVSPSQIRKFDLKTGDTISGNVRPPHEGEKYFALVKIEAINFESPEETRNKILFDNLTPLYAEERVKMETVRDNISGRVMDLLTPVGKGQRGLIVAPPRTGKTMLLQAIANSITSNHPEVVLIVLLIDERPEEVTDMQRSVKGEVISSTFDEPAARHVQVAEMVIEKAKRLVEHKRDVVILLDSITRLARAYNTIVPPSGKVLSGGVDSNALQRPKRFFGAARNIEEGGSLTIIATALVDTGSRMDEVIFEEFKGTGNMEVILDRKLVDKRVFPAIDIQRSGTRKEELLIPKEDLQRIWILRKVLNPLSPVEAMELLTDKLAKTRNNQEFLHNMSSI from the coding sequence ATGACGATTGCTGAACTCAAAGAGCACAACATAGCGGAGCTGGGTAAGCTCGCGCGCGAACTCGACATCGCCGGCACCAGCGGCCTGCGCAAACAGGACCTGATCTTCAAGATTCTTCAGGCCCAGAGCGAAAAGGAAGGGCACATCTTCGCCGAAGGCGTGCTCGAGATCCTGCCCGACGGCTACGGCTTCCTGCGCTCGCCTGACTACAACTACCTGCCCGGCCCGGACGACATCTACGTCTCGCCCTCTCAGATCCGCAAGTTCGACCTCAAGACCGGCGACACCATCTCCGGCAATGTCCGCCCGCCGCACGAGGGCGAGAAGTACTTCGCGCTGGTCAAGATCGAGGCCATCAACTTCGAGTCGCCCGAGGAGACGCGCAACAAGATCCTCTTCGACAACCTCACGCCGCTCTACGCCGAAGAGCGCGTCAAGATGGAGACCGTCCGCGATAACATCTCCGGCCGCGTCATGGACCTGCTCACGCCCGTCGGCAAGGGCCAGCGCGGACTGATCGTCGCACCGCCGCGCACCGGTAAGACGATGCTGCTCCAGGCCATCGCCAACTCCATCACGTCGAACCACCCCGAGGTCGTCCTCATCGTTCTGCTCATCGACGAGCGCCCGGAAGAAGTCACCGACATGCAGCGCTCGGTCAAGGGCGAGGTCATCAGCTCCACCTTCGACGAGCCCGCCGCGCGTCACGTGCAGGTGGCCGAGATGGTCATCGAGAAGGCCAAGCGCCTGGTCGAGCACAAACGCGACGTGGTCATCCTGCTGGACTCGATCACCCGCCTGGCCCGCGCCTACAACACCATCGTGCCGCCGTCGGGCAAGGTGCTCTCGGGCGGTGTCGACTCAAACGCGCTCCAGCGTCCGAAGCGCTTCTTCGGCGCGGCGCGCAACATCGAGGAGGGTGGCTCGCTCACCATCATCGCCACCGCGCTGGTCGATACCGGCTCGCGCATGGACGAGGTCATCTTCGAAGAGTTCAAGGGCACGGGCAACATGGAAGTGATCCTGGATCGCAAGCTGGTCGACAAGCGCGTCTTCCCGGCCATCGACATCCAGCGCTCCGGCACCCGTAAGGAAGAGCTGCTGATCCCGAAGGAAGACCTGCAGCGCATCTGGATTCTGCGCAAGGTGCTGAACCCGCTCTCTCCGGTCGAAGCGATGGAGCTGTTGACCGACAAGCTGGCCAAGACGCGGAACAACCAGGAGTTCCTGCACAACATGAGCTCAATCTAA
- a CDS encoding DNA-directed RNA polymerase subunit omega, with protein MRSDLIFGALTHVNNRYQLCQLASKATRKLHKPNTRLQDTTNDVLDRFRETVPMDESSSVPVEKIQVQERRAA; from the coding sequence ATGCGCTCAGATCTTATTTTTGGAGCACTTACGCACGTAAATAACCGCTACCAGCTTTGTCAGCTGGCATCGAAGGCAACCCGTAAGCTGCACAAGCCCAATACCCGCCTTCAGGATACGACCAACGATGTCCTTGACCGCTTCCGCGAGACGGTACCGATGGATGAGTCCAGCTCGGTTCCCGTGGAGAAGATACAGGTTCAAGAGCGCCGCGCGGCTTAG
- a CDS encoding YifB family Mg chelatase-like AAA ATPase, producing MLFKARSAAVYGIDAHIIDVEVDYSGIKLDKEIFSTVGLPDAAVRESRDRVRSAIKNSGFDIPPTRITINLAPADLKKEGSGFDLPIAISILGAYGGLLKKDLSDFLLVGELGLDGSLRAVQGMLPIAVAARAQGIPNLIIPASNAREAAVVEGVNVYPVASLLEVRELLNSAALGAMKAAPLKVAASNLLNEMQHFPHDFKDVRGQHVAKRALEVAAAGGHNILMIGPPGSGKTMLAKRLPSILAPLRFEEALETTKIHSVAGVLDAEQGLVMHRPFRSPHHTISDAGLIGGGMIPRPGEVSLAHNGLLFLDELPEFPRNVLEVLRQPLEDGMVTISRAAMSLNFPARFMLAAAMNPCPCGYFNDKSRDCMCTPPMIQRYVSKVSGPLLDRIDIHIEVPAVQYKELRGGAAAEGSEQIRARVLEARKRQHRRFSQNGGQALPAKGSARPIFANAQMGTEQIRKHCELSPDAERLLERAMQQQGLSARAHDRILKVARTIADLEGADDIAVKHIAEAIQYRTLDRSYWS from the coding sequence ATGCTCTTCAAGGCCCGCAGCGCTGCCGTCTATGGAATTGACGCGCACATTATCGATGTCGAAGTCGACTACTCCGGCATTAAGTTAGACAAAGAGATCTTCAGCACCGTGGGACTGCCCGATGCAGCGGTGCGTGAGAGCCGTGACCGCGTTCGCTCGGCCATCAAGAACTCCGGCTTCGACATTCCTCCCACGCGCATCACCATCAACCTTGCTCCGGCGGACCTTAAAAAAGAAGGATCGGGCTTTGACCTGCCCATCGCCATTAGTATTCTGGGCGCGTATGGAGGGCTGCTCAAGAAGGACCTGAGCGACTTTCTCCTTGTCGGCGAGCTTGGACTCGACGGCAGCCTGCGCGCCGTGCAGGGCATGTTGCCCATCGCCGTCGCGGCGCGGGCGCAAGGCATTCCGAACCTCATCATCCCTGCCAGCAACGCGCGCGAGGCTGCGGTGGTAGAGGGCGTGAACGTCTATCCAGTCGCTTCGCTGCTGGAGGTGCGCGAGCTGTTGAACTCCGCGGCGCTGGGTGCAATGAAGGCCGCGCCACTGAAGGTTGCGGCATCGAACCTGCTCAATGAGATGCAGCACTTTCCGCACGACTTCAAAGACGTTCGCGGACAGCACGTGGCCAAACGCGCGCTGGAAGTCGCCGCAGCTGGCGGACACAACATCCTGATGATCGGGCCGCCTGGCTCGGGCAAAACGATGCTCGCCAAGCGCCTGCCGTCGATCCTCGCGCCGCTTCGCTTCGAAGAAGCATTGGAGACGACGAAGATTCACTCAGTCGCCGGTGTGCTCGACGCGGAGCAGGGCCTGGTGATGCATCGCCCGTTTCGCTCGCCGCACCACACCATCTCCGATGCCGGGTTGATCGGCGGAGGCATGATTCCACGCCCGGGCGAAGTCTCACTCGCACACAACGGCCTGCTGTTTCTCGACGAGCTGCCAGAGTTTCCCCGCAACGTGCTGGAGGTGCTCCGCCAGCCACTGGAAGACGGCATGGTGACGATCTCACGTGCGGCCATGAGCCTGAACTTCCCCGCACGCTTTATGCTGGCCGCGGCCATGAATCCCTGTCCGTGCGGCTACTTCAACGACAAGTCGCGCGACTGCATGTGTACACCACCCATGATTCAGCGCTACGTCTCGAAGGTCAGCGGACCATTGCTGGACCGTATCGACATTCACATCGAGGTTCCTGCAGTGCAATATAAGGAGCTGCGCGGAGGAGCTGCCGCCGAAGGCTCCGAGCAAATCCGAGCCCGCGTGCTCGAGGCGCGCAAGCGGCAGCATCGGCGATTCAGCCAGAACGGCGGGCAGGCGCTGCCCGCGAAGGGTTCAGCACGACCCATCTTTGCCAATGCCCAGATGGGCACCGAGCAGATTCGCAAGCACTGTGAGCTTTCGCCCGACGCCGAGCGGCTGCTCGAACGCGCCATGCAGCAGCAAGGCCTGAGCGCTCGCGCTCATGATCGCATCCTCAAGGTCGCGCGCACCATAGCCGATCTGGAAGGAGCGGACGATATTGCAGTAAAGCATATAGCTGAGGCGATCCAATACAGAACGCTTGATCGTAGTTATTGGTCATAG
- a CDS encoding FMN-dependent NADH-azoreductase codes for MPTLLEINTSPLATSITRELTAEYVSAWKASHPGGEVVARDLAANPSKPLDGTWVGAAYTPEDARTPEQNARLAESDQLIEELKKADEYVIGVSMHNFSIPSVLKLWIDQVARAGKTFSYGPDGVKGLLKGKKATILAASGGVYEVGTPAGALNFVEPYLRSVLGFLGITDVTFVTASGVSQVNTGKVDRTTFLKPTLERVRTLVA; via the coding sequence ATGCCCACACTGCTTGAAATCAACACCAGCCCTCTCGCAACTTCCATTACCCGCGAACTTACCGCAGAATATGTCAGCGCCTGGAAAGCCAGCCACCCAGGCGGCGAGGTCGTCGCACGCGATCTTGCGGCTAACCCGTCGAAGCCACTGGACGGCACATGGGTTGGGGCTGCCTACACGCCCGAGGATGCACGCACGCCGGAGCAAAATGCGCGGCTCGCAGAGTCCGACCAGCTCATTGAAGAGTTAAAGAAAGCCGATGAATATGTGATTGGCGTCTCGATGCATAACTTCAGCATTCCGTCGGTGCTCAAGCTCTGGATTGATCAGGTGGCGCGCGCGGGCAAGACGTTCTCCTACGGACCAGATGGTGTGAAGGGCCTGCTCAAGGGCAAGAAAGCGACCATTCTCGCGGCCAGTGGCGGAGTGTATGAGGTAGGAACGCCAGCAGGCGCGTTGAACTTCGTGGAGCCGTATCTACGCTCGGTTCTCGGCTTTCTGGGCATCACGGACGTGACCTTTGTCACGGCCAGCGGCGTCTCCCAGGTGAATACAGGCAAGGTGGACCGCACAACGTTCCTCAAGCCAACGCTCGAGCGCGTGCGCACGTTGGTCGCGTAA
- a CDS encoding TetR/AcrR family transcriptional regulator has product MPISDCEVRDPRVRRTRQLLQGALRDLMQKKSLEEISVQDITEAATVNRATFYDHYTDKFALLAAMVGGGFHKLLAERNVTFDGSCPSAAEAIILAACDYLVMAHSNSGGCNCNTFFEPLMEAAVVGAIRRVLLQGLSAKSARSGPSPELVATTASWAIYGAVKEWFYTPKHPPAAEAVGPILELVIPILEAGGSKSHPRPAAGASGKSVHFRDSRKDRAASN; this is encoded by the coding sequence ATGCCCATCTCCGACTGTGAAGTGCGCGACCCGCGAGTCCGGCGCACCCGTCAGCTTTTGCAGGGCGCGCTCCGCGACCTGATGCAAAAGAAGAGCCTGGAAGAGATATCGGTGCAGGACATTACCGAGGCTGCCACGGTCAATCGCGCCACCTTCTACGACCACTACACCGACAAGTTCGCCCTGCTGGCAGCTATGGTGGGGGGTGGATTTCACAAGCTGCTTGCCGAGCGCAACGTCACCTTTGATGGATCGTGCCCGTCGGCGGCCGAGGCCATTATCCTCGCGGCTTGCGACTACCTGGTGATGGCGCACTCGAACTCCGGGGGCTGCAACTGCAACACTTTCTTCGAGCCGCTGATGGAAGCTGCTGTTGTCGGGGCTATTCGGCGGGTGCTCTTGCAGGGGCTGTCGGCTAAGTCTGCGCGTTCAGGGCCTTCACCGGAGCTGGTTGCGACCACGGCAAGCTGGGCCATTTACGGTGCGGTAAAAGAGTGGTTCTACACGCCAAAGCATCCGCCCGCAGCAGAGGCGGTCGGGCCGATCCTCGAGCTTGTGATACCCATCCTTGAGGCCGGAGGCAGCAAATCTCACCCGCGTCCGGCAGCCGGAGCATCTGGCAAATCAGTACATTTCCGTGATTCCCGGAAGGACAGGGCTGCGTCCAACTAG
- a CDS encoding HU family DNA-binding protein: protein MAKGMTKTALVRHMAEKLEITNKQAAAGLELLAETAVKETKKNGEFTIPGIGKLVKAERKARLGRNPQTGETIKIKAKTVVKFRVAKVAKDTIAPPKK, encoded by the coding sequence ATGGCAAAGGGAATGACCAAGACTGCACTGGTACGCCACATGGCAGAGAAGCTCGAGATCACCAACAAGCAGGCAGCCGCTGGGCTGGAGCTTCTTGCCGAGACAGCCGTGAAGGAGACCAAGAAGAACGGCGAGTTCACCATCCCCGGCATCGGCAAGCTCGTCAAGGCTGAGCGCAAGGCGCGCCTGGGCCGCAACCCCCAGACCGGCGAGACGATCAAGATCAAGGCGAAGACCGTCGTCAAGTTCCGCGTCGCCAAGGTCGCCAAGGACACCATCGCTCCGCCGAAGAAGTAG